A single window of Larimichthys crocea isolate SSNF chromosome XII, L_crocea_2.0, whole genome shotgun sequence DNA harbors:
- the LOC109141892 gene encoding transmembrane protein 106B produces MGAVSSHSGQDDNQSIISKDDNKKGGSNRRRSSGDTVDCPSCKGTGRMPRGQQSELVAVIPCNDQRLKPRHTKLYVAVSVGVCLLFSSLVLFFLFPRSVLLSPVSVKSSLVYFIDDDVQINITNVLNITNQNFATVQAYNLTVQALNFHTVVGTVLIKNVTTIKPLSTTMYSFVTPVKLTDSGLSNYCKTPSYPVHILYLHLQMTMTVYYLVHYEQLSLESYEYIDCGANTTVPHSMQPPPP; encoded by the exons ATGGGGGCTGTTTCCAGCCACAGTGGGCAGGACGACAACCAGTCTATAATTTCAAAGGATGACAACAAGAAGGGGGGCTCCAACAGGAGGCGCAGCTCAGGAGACACTGTGGACTGTCCCTCCTGCAAGGGCACTGGACGTATGCCcagag GGCAGCAGAGCGAGCTGGTGGCTGTCATCCCCTGTAATGACCAGAGGCTGAAACCCAGACACAC gaAGCTGTATGTCGCtgtgtctgttggtgtgtgcCTCCTGTTCAGCTCCCTGGTGttgttcttcctgtttcctcgctctgtcctcctctctccagtCAGCGTCAAATCGTCCTTAGTTTACTTCATTGACGACGATGTCCAGATCAACATCACG AACGTCCTGAACATCACCAACCAGAACTTTGCGACAGTGCAGGCCTACAACCTGACAGTGCAGGCCCTGAATTTTCACACGGTGGTGGGAACAGTGCTGATTAAGAACGTCACCACCATCAAACCTCTGTCTACAACAATG tACTCCTTTGTGACCCCCGTCAAGCTGACAGACTCTGGACTGAG taaCTACTGTAAGACACCTTCCTATCCTGTCCACATTCTGTATCTGCACCTACA GATGACTATGACAGTGTACTACCTGGTCCACTATGAGCAGCTCTCACTGGAGTCGTACGAGTACATCGACTGTGGAGCAAACACCACCGTACCACACAGTAtgcaacccccacccccctga